One region of Ornithinibacter aureus genomic DNA includes:
- a CDS encoding dihydrofolate reductase family protein, which yields MTTGDPRPQVLRVQNFMLSTDGFGTGEGQSVERPFGHADPAELASWAGATAHWPGRTDPGGTRGLDDYFTRDFHNNIGAEIMGRGKFGPQQGPWEDLQWQGWWGEEPPFRTPVFVLTHHVRPSITLSDTTFHFIDADPNEALRQAKVAADGKDVRLGGGVKTVRAFLEADLVDTMHVAVAPVEIGRGGRLWESPDELDDRFHHEVVPSPSGVVHHLLWRR from the coding sequence ATGACCACGGGCGATCCGCGGCCGCAGGTGCTGCGGGTACAGAACTTCATGCTCTCCACCGACGGGTTCGGTACCGGTGAGGGCCAGAGCGTCGAGCGACCCTTCGGGCACGCAGACCCGGCCGAGCTGGCCTCGTGGGCCGGGGCGACGGCACATTGGCCCGGCCGCACCGACCCCGGCGGGACTCGTGGTCTCGACGACTACTTCACCCGGGACTTCCACAACAACATCGGCGCCGAGATCATGGGCCGCGGCAAGTTCGGACCGCAGCAGGGGCCGTGGGAGGACCTTCAGTGGCAGGGCTGGTGGGGTGAAGAGCCGCCGTTCCGCACTCCGGTGTTCGTGCTGACCCACCACGTGCGGCCGAGCATCACACTGTCGGACACCACGTTTCACTTCATCGACGCCGACCCGAATGAGGCCCTGCGGCAGGCGAAGGTCGCGGCTGACGGCAAGGACGTGCGCCTCGGCGGCGGGGTGAAGACGGTGCGGGCCTTCCTCGAGGCCGACCTCGTCGACACGATGCATGTCGCGGTCGCCCCGGTCGAGATCGGGCGGGGCGGGCGCCTGTGGGAGTCACCTGACGAGCTGGACGACCGTTTCCACCACGAGGTCGTCCCCAGCCCGAGCGGCGTGGTCCACCACCTGTTATGGCGCCGCTGA
- the moeB gene encoding molybdopterin-synthase adenylyltransferase MoeB → MSHPPLVPPGPELTVQERTRYARHLLLPDLGSDGQRRLRAARVLVVGAGGLGSPALLYLAAAGVSTIGIVDDDVVDLTNLQRQVVHGVDDVGRAKTESAAESVRAISPTTVVIEHTSRLDESTALAVVADYDLVLDGADNFPTRYLVGDACARLGIPHVWGSVFRFDGQVSVWWAGEGPCYACVFPAQPPPDAVPSCAVGGVLGAVCASVGSVMATEAVKLITGMGEPLVGRLLVHDALGQTWDALPVAADPGCRVCGSGADVTRPLGWATGIRPDDADAGASHPERPSISVVRLRDELDAGAVVVDVREAGEREIVALAQAVWVPIGDLRAGAGVSGVDAGDRVYVHCKSGGRSAEAVDLLRARGVDAVNVEGGILAWVREVDPHLPTY, encoded by the coding sequence ATGTCGCACCCCCCGCTCGTGCCCCCGGGACCCGAGCTCACCGTGCAGGAGCGCACGCGCTATGCCCGACACCTCCTCCTGCCCGACCTCGGCAGCGACGGCCAGCGCCGCCTGCGCGCCGCTCGCGTGCTCGTCGTCGGAGCCGGGGGCCTGGGCTCACCGGCGCTGCTCTACCTCGCCGCAGCGGGTGTCAGCACCATCGGGATCGTCGACGACGACGTCGTCGACCTCACCAACCTCCAGCGCCAGGTCGTGCACGGGGTGGACGACGTCGGGCGGGCGAAGACGGAATCCGCGGCCGAGTCGGTGCGCGCCATCAGCCCGACCACGGTGGTCATCGAGCACACGTCCCGCCTCGACGAGAGCACTGCCCTGGCCGTGGTCGCCGACTACGACCTCGTGCTCGACGGCGCCGACAACTTCCCCACGCGCTACCTCGTCGGCGACGCGTGCGCGCGCCTCGGCATCCCCCACGTCTGGGGGTCGGTGTTCCGCTTCGACGGTCAGGTGTCGGTCTGGTGGGCGGGCGAGGGGCCCTGTTACGCCTGCGTGTTCCCCGCGCAACCGCCGCCGGATGCCGTGCCGTCGTGTGCCGTCGGCGGCGTCCTCGGGGCGGTGTGCGCGAGCGTGGGGTCGGTGATGGCCACCGAGGCGGTCAAGCTCATCACCGGGATGGGTGAGCCGCTCGTCGGGCGACTGCTCGTGCACGACGCCCTCGGCCAGACCTGGGACGCGCTGCCCGTCGCGGCTGACCCCGGATGCCGGGTGTGCGGCTCGGGTGCGGACGTGACCCGCCCGCTCGGGTGGGCGACCGGCATCCGGCCTGATGATGCGGATGCCGGGGCCTCCCACCCTGAACGGCCCAGCATCAGCGTGGTTCGGCTGCGCGATGAGCTGGATGCCGGTGCCGTCGTGGTCGACGTCCGCGAGGCGGGGGAGCGCGAGATCGTCGCCCTGGCGCAGGCCGTGTGGGTGCCGATCGGTGACCTGCGGGCCGGGGCAGGGGTGTCGGGTGTCGATGCGGGGGATCGGGTGTACGTGCACTGCAAGTCGGGCGGTCGGTCGGCAGAGGCGGTGGACCTGCTGCGAGCGCGCGGGGTGGATGCCGTGAACGTCGAGGGCGGCATCCTCGCCTGGGTGCGCGAGGTCGATCCCCACCTGCCGACCTACTGA
- a CDS encoding TetR/AcrR family transcriptional regulator, whose protein sequence is MTSTPMPTRGQRMPRSERRAQLLDAAQAVFVQSGYHAAAMDEIADRAGVSKPVLYQHFPGKLDLYLALLDKHCDTLESLVRAALEVGGDNEVRVERTVAAYFQFVTSAGAAFRMVFESDLTSVPQVRARLDAVEMNCAEAIAEVIAEDTGADDERALLLGSALAGMAQVAARHWLAQGGDVPEGEAARMISALAWRGLGSFPKVEA, encoded by the coding sequence ATGACCAGCACCCCCATGCCCACCCGCGGTCAGCGGATGCCGCGCAGCGAGCGCCGCGCGCAGCTGCTCGACGCCGCGCAGGCCGTGTTCGTGCAGTCCGGCTACCACGCGGCCGCCATGGACGAGATCGCCGACCGTGCCGGCGTCTCCAAGCCGGTTCTCTACCAACACTTCCCGGGCAAGCTCGACCTCTACCTGGCCCTGCTCGACAAGCACTGCGACACCCTCGAGTCGCTGGTGCGGGCTGCCTTGGAGGTCGGCGGTGACAACGAGGTTCGCGTCGAGCGCACCGTCGCGGCGTACTTCCAGTTCGTGACGAGCGCCGGTGCGGCGTTCCGCATGGTCTTCGAGTCCGACCTCACGAGCGTGCCTCAGGTGCGGGCCCGGTTGGATGCCGTCGAGATGAACTGCGCGGAGGCCATCGCCGAGGTCATCGCCGAGGACACCGGCGCCGACGACGAGCGGGCCCTGCTCCTGGGGTCGGCGCTGGCCGGCATGGCGCAGGTCGCCGCGCGTCACTGGCTGGCCCAGGGCGGCGACGTCCCCGAGGGCGAGGCCGCCCGGATGATCAGTGCCCTCGCGTGGCGCGGTCTGGGGTCGTTCCCCAAGGTCGAGGCCTGA
- a CDS encoding DUF3107 domain-containing protein — MEVTIGVQNVARELTIETDSPTAEVTAAVEKALADGGVLRLTDSRGRSVFVPGTVIGWIQVGDSDKARVGFTP; from the coding sequence GTGGAGGTCACCATCGGTGTCCAGAACGTCGCCCGCGAGCTGACGATCGAGACCGACTCACCCACCGCCGAGGTCACCGCGGCCGTGGAGAAGGCACTCGCCGACGGCGGGGTGCTGCGTCTCACCGACTCCCGCGGTCGCTCGGTGTTCGTCCCCGGCACGGTCATCGGCTGGATCCAGGTCGGCGACTCCGACAAGGCCCGCGTCGGGTTCACCCCCTGA
- a CDS encoding GlsB/YeaQ/YmgE family stress response membrane protein, with amino-acid sequence MGTLGAIIGTIIFGAVIGMLARLALPGKQQVSALLTVALGVAGALIGSAVWEALGGGPTRGIDWIRWFISIAAAAALVIGYEKVTAKKA; translated from the coding sequence ATGGGAACCCTCGGCGCCATCATCGGCACGATCATCTTTGGAGCCGTCATCGGCATGCTGGCCCGCCTCGCCCTGCCCGGCAAGCAGCAGGTCAGCGCACTGCTCACCGTGGCGCTCGGCGTGGCCGGGGCCCTGATCGGCTCCGCCGTGTGGGAAGCCCTCGGCGGCGGCCCCACCCGCGGCATCGACTGGATCCGCTGGTTCATCTCCATCGCTGCGGCCGCAGCCCTCGTCATCGGCTACGAGAAGGTCACCGCCAAGAAGGCCTGA
- a CDS encoding ferritin-like fold-containing protein yields MEHMSTEDPAYTAAVSDLLGVLAYGELTAFIRMAVDSDLAPTLTLKSSMAGLAHTEYVQYSQLIEHMGARGIDAEAAMAPFVTPFAAYHERTKPRDWIEGLVKAFVGDGIAKDFYREMSAFVDDETRAVMGLALDDEGQADFVVGVVRDTLKTDRTAAGRLSLWGRRLLGEALSQAQAVAVERDAMSALLVGGGVDLAEVGQMFARLTENHQKRMALMGLTA; encoded by the coding sequence ATGGAGCACATGTCGACCGAGGACCCCGCCTACACCGCTGCCGTGTCCGACCTGCTGGGCGTCCTGGCCTACGGCGAGCTCACCGCGTTCATCCGCATGGCGGTCGACTCCGACCTCGCGCCGACGTTGACGCTGAAGTCGTCGATGGCCGGCCTCGCACACACCGAGTACGTGCAGTACTCGCAGCTCATCGAGCACATGGGTGCTCGCGGGATCGACGCCGAGGCCGCGATGGCGCCCTTCGTGACGCCGTTCGCGGCCTACCACGAGCGCACGAAGCCCCGGGACTGGATCGAGGGGCTCGTCAAGGCCTTCGTCGGCGACGGCATCGCCAAGGACTTCTACCGCGAGATGAGCGCCTTCGTCGATGACGAGACCCGCGCCGTCATGGGCCTGGCGCTCGACGACGAGGGGCAGGCGGACTTCGTCGTCGGCGTCGTGCGCGACACCCTGAAAACCGACCGCACGGCCGCCGGACGGCTGTCGCTGTGGGGCCGGCGCCTGCTCGGGGAGGCGCTGTCGCAGGCTCAGGCCGTGGCCGTCGAACGCGACGCCATGTCCGCGCTGCTCGTCGGCGGAGGCGTTGACCTGGCCGAGGTGGGGCAGATGTTCGCCCGGCTGACGGAGAACCACCAGAAGCGGATGGCCCTGATGGGCCTCACGGCCTGA
- a CDS encoding DEAD/DEAH box helicase, protein MTDVTSTTAPEAQAAPAPSFSDFPIHPEIVEALAEHNITSPFPIQAMTLPVALSGHDIIGQAKTGTGKTLGFGIPMLNRVVSPRDEAFASMPAAGKPQALAVAPTRELAVQVASDLERAGKKRGIRVLTVYGGRAYEPQVEALQRGVEVVVGTPGRLIDLAKQGHLDLGHARIVVLDEADEMLDLGFLPDVEKLLSLTPAARQTMLFSATMPGAVVALARRYMSQPTHIRAMGDDQENAHTVKAVEQFVYRAHAMDKVEMLARMLQAKDRGLTIVFSRTKRTAAKVADELADRGFAAAAIHGDLGQGAREQALRAFRNGKVDILVATDVAARGIDVENVTHVINYQCPEDEKTYLHRIGRTARAGNTGIAVTFVDWDDLHRWAMINKVLDLGMPEPQETYSSSPHLFTDLDIPEGSKGRLPRAQQTRAGLGAETLEDLGETGKGAGRRGPSGGRGNDREGRGRGGDRRSDAARPSSRDGDAPAEGAGRPRRTRNRRRTSGGSGSSASGTTAS, encoded by the coding sequence TTGACCGACGTCACCAGCACCACGGCTCCTGAGGCGCAGGCCGCGCCCGCCCCCTCCTTCTCCGACTTCCCGATCCACCCCGAGATCGTCGAGGCGCTCGCCGAGCACAACATCACGAGCCCCTTCCCCATCCAGGCGATGACCCTGCCGGTGGCACTGTCCGGGCACGACATCATCGGCCAGGCGAAGACGGGCACCGGCAAGACCCTCGGCTTCGGCATCCCCATGCTCAACCGCGTCGTGTCCCCGCGCGACGAGGCCTTCGCCTCGATGCCCGCGGCCGGCAAGCCCCAGGCGCTCGCCGTGGCCCCGACCCGCGAGCTCGCCGTGCAGGTCGCCAGCGACCTCGAGCGCGCCGGCAAGAAGCGCGGCATCCGCGTGCTCACCGTCTACGGCGGTCGCGCCTACGAGCCGCAGGTCGAAGCGCTCCAGCGCGGTGTCGAGGTCGTCGTCGGCACCCCCGGTCGGCTCATCGACCTCGCGAAGCAGGGTCACCTAGACCTCGGCCACGCCCGCATCGTCGTCCTCGACGAGGCCGACGAGATGCTCGACCTGGGCTTCCTGCCCGATGTCGAGAAGCTGCTCTCGCTCACCCCGGCCGCCCGCCAGACGATGCTCTTCTCCGCCACCATGCCCGGCGCCGTCGTGGCCCTGGCTCGGCGCTACATGAGCCAGCCGACGCACATCCGCGCCATGGGCGACGACCAGGAGAACGCGCACACGGTCAAGGCCGTCGAGCAGTTCGTCTACCGTGCGCACGCCATGGACAAGGTCGAGATGCTGGCCCGCATGCTCCAGGCCAAGGACCGCGGCCTGACCATCGTCTTCAGCCGCACCAAGCGCACCGCAGCCAAGGTGGCCGACGAGCTGGCCGACCGCGGTTTCGCCGCCGCCGCCATCCACGGCGACCTCGGTCAGGGCGCCCGCGAGCAGGCGCTGCGGGCCTTTCGCAACGGCAAGGTCGACATCCTCGTCGCCACCGACGTCGCTGCACGCGGCATCGACGTCGAGAACGTCACCCACGTCATCAACTACCAGTGCCCCGAGGACGAGAAGACCTACCTGCACCGCATCGGCCGCACGGCACGTGCGGGCAACACCGGCATCGCCGTGACGTTCGTCGACTGGGACGACCTGCACCGCTGGGCGATGATCAACAAGGTGCTCGACCTCGGCATGCCCGAGCCGCAGGAGACCTACTCCAGCTCACCGCACCTGTTCACCGACCTCGACATCCCCGAGGGCAGCAAGGGCCGCCTCCCACGCGCCCAGCAGACCCGCGCCGGCCTCGGCGCCGAGACCCTCGAGGACCTCGGCGAGACCGGCAAGGGCGCCGGTCGTCGCGGCCCTTCCGGCGGCCGTGGCAACGACCGTGAGGGCCGCGGCCGCGGCGGTGACCGTCGATCGGATGCCGCTCGCCCGTCGTCGCGTGACGGTGACGCACCCGCGGAGGGCGCCGGCCGTCCCCGCCGCACCCGCAACCGTCGCCGCACCAGTGGTGGCAGCGGCAGCAGTGCCTCGGGCACGACCGCCAGCTAG
- a CDS encoding NAD(P)-dependent alcohol dehydrogenase: MPTTTPALIADSATSGFRQGTIERRDLRPDDIRIAIAYAGICHSDIHTVREEWGPAHFPLTVGHEIAGTVLEVGAEVTRHCVGDRVGVGCLVDSCGECEPCKDGMEMFCTKPAVGTYNAKGYDGEWTMGGYAQEVVVSERMVLRIPDALELDVAAPLLCAGITTYSPLRRWGAGTGRSVAVVGVGGLGHMGVKIAAAMGASVTTISRSDAKAADAVALGARAHIATSDPDAMRAAKGTFDIVLNTVSADIPIADYVRLLKPNGVVVNVGLPPSPYSISPGSLIGGNKAVAGSSIGGIAETQEMLDFCAEHGIAATIEVVSAADVNEVWDRVVDGDVRYRAVIDTSTITPA; the protein is encoded by the coding sequence ATGCCCACGACGACACCTGCCCTCATCGCCGACTCCGCGACCTCCGGCTTCCGCCAGGGAACCATCGAGCGTCGCGACCTGCGCCCCGACGACATCCGCATCGCCATCGCGTACGCCGGCATCTGCCACTCCGACATCCACACCGTGCGCGAGGAGTGGGGCCCGGCGCACTTCCCGCTGACCGTCGGCCACGAGATCGCCGGCACGGTGCTCGAGGTGGGCGCCGAGGTGACCCGGCACTGCGTCGGGGACCGGGTCGGCGTCGGCTGCCTCGTCGACTCCTGCGGTGAGTGCGAGCCGTGCAAGGACGGCATGGAGATGTTCTGCACGAAGCCCGCCGTGGGCACCTACAACGCCAAGGGCTACGACGGCGAGTGGACGATGGGCGGCTACGCCCAGGAGGTCGTCGTGAGCGAGCGCATGGTGCTGCGCATCCCCGACGCCCTCGAGCTCGACGTCGCCGCGCCGCTGCTCTGCGCCGGCATCACCACCTACTCCCCGCTGCGTCGCTGGGGCGCGGGCACGGGCCGATCGGTCGCGGTCGTCGGTGTCGGCGGCCTGGGACACATGGGGGTGAAGATCGCTGCGGCGATGGGCGCCTCCGTCACGACCATCTCGCGCTCGGACGCGAAGGCGGCGGATGCCGTGGCGCTGGGTGCGCGTGCCCACATCGCCACGAGTGACCCGGACGCGATGCGCGCGGCCAAGGGCACGTTCGACATCGTGCTCAACACGGTGAGCGCGGACATCCCGATCGCCGACTACGTGCGACTGCTCAAGCCCAACGGTGTCGTCGTCAACGTCGGGCTCCCGCCGTCGCCGTACTCGATCTCCCCGGGCTCGCTCATCGGCGGCAACAAGGCCGTGGCCGGATCCTCGATCGGCGGGATCGCCGAGACCCAGGAGATGCTCGACTTCTGCGCCGAGCACGGCATCGCCGCGACGATCGAGGTCGTGTCGGCGGCCGACGTCAACGAGGTCTGGGACCGTGTGGTCGACGGTGACGTTCGCTACCGGGCCGTCATCGACACGAGCACCATCACCCCGGCCTGA
- a CDS encoding ParA family protein, whose amino-acid sequence MAPKRKATIIALANQKGGVAKTTSVASLGAAFAEQGRRVLLVDLDPQACLTFSLGVDPDTVESSVHDVLVGGVEVADVIVHCEEGIDLVPSTIDLAGAEAVLLSRPAREYVLQSALDAVRRDYDIILLDCSPSLGVLTLNALTAAQGLIIPMPCEMLGHRGVGQLLDTVRDVKRILNKKLKVIGILPTLFDGRSNHAREVLDDVGERYGIPVLSPPIPKTVRFAEAPAVGRSILSTSRTSKGAKAYREVATSLLAAI is encoded by the coding sequence ATGGCGCCCAAGCGCAAGGCCACGATCATCGCCCTGGCGAACCAGAAGGGCGGAGTGGCCAAGACCACGTCCGTCGCCTCCCTCGGTGCGGCGTTCGCCGAGCAGGGTCGGCGGGTCCTCCTCGTCGACCTCGACCCCCAGGCCTGCCTGACCTTCAGCCTCGGGGTCGACCCCGACACCGTCGAGTCCTCGGTGCACGACGTGCTCGTCGGCGGTGTCGAGGTCGCCGACGTCATCGTGCACTGCGAGGAGGGCATCGACCTCGTGCCGAGCACGATCGACCTCGCGGGAGCCGAAGCCGTGCTGCTCTCGCGCCCGGCCCGCGAGTACGTGCTGCAGTCGGCGCTGGACGCCGTGCGGCGCGACTACGACATCATCCTGCTCGACTGCTCGCCGAGCCTGGGCGTGCTGACGCTCAACGCGCTCACCGCGGCCCAGGGCCTGATCATCCCCATGCCGTGCGAGATGCTCGGTCACCGTGGGGTCGGCCAACTGCTCGACACCGTGCGCGACGTCAAGCGCATCCTCAACAAGAAGCTCAAGGTCATCGGCATCCTCCCGACGTTGTTCGACGGTCGCAGCAACCACGCGCGCGAGGTGCTCGACGACGTCGGTGAGCGGTACGGCATCCCCGTGCTGTCACCCCCGATCCCCAAGACCGTGCGGTTCGCGGAGGCCCCGGCCGTGGGTCGCTCCATCCTCTCGACCTCGCGCACGTCCAAGGGGGCCAAGGCCTACCGGGAGGTCGCGACGTCCCTGCTGGCAGCGATCTGA
- a CDS encoding LysR family transcriptional regulator codes for MDTDALRWFQLVADGYTVTEVSEVFGVSQPGVSRALARLEKEVGTPLLRRSGRVLRMTHAGVAFKRHVDSLVNDLDDGLAAVSELVDPEAGVVTLAFPLSLGSWLVPRLITDFRREHPRVKFVLLRTAVGESGRVSQHLATRSADVELTTHRVHGPDVEWRRVLVEPLVLAVGLAHPLASRDEVSLSEVASEPFIMRRAPSGMRGQTLDLCHAAGFEPEVELEADDLLTVRGLVAAGLGVAVVPAMGLPAPTTFARSRLLPIVDAGAHREVGVAWVRGRPLLPSGEAFRHFVLADGAMDAHAHHE; via the coding sequence ATGGACACTGACGCCCTGCGATGGTTCCAGCTCGTGGCCGACGGTTACACCGTGACCGAGGTCAGCGAGGTCTTCGGCGTGAGCCAACCCGGGGTCTCCCGAGCACTGGCCCGCCTCGAGAAGGAGGTTGGCACGCCGCTGCTGCGCCGATCCGGCCGGGTGCTGCGGATGACCCACGCCGGGGTGGCCTTCAAGCGGCACGTCGACTCCCTCGTCAATGACCTCGACGACGGGCTCGCCGCGGTCAGCGAGCTCGTCGACCCCGAGGCCGGGGTGGTGACGCTCGCGTTCCCGCTCAGCCTGGGGTCCTGGCTCGTCCCGCGCCTCATCACCGACTTCCGCCGTGAGCACCCGCGGGTGAAGTTCGTGCTCCTGCGCACGGCCGTCGGGGAGAGTGGCCGCGTCTCCCAGCACCTCGCGACCCGCTCAGCCGATGTCGAGCTCACCACGCACCGCGTCCACGGGCCCGACGTCGAGTGGCGGCGCGTGCTCGTCGAGCCCTTGGTCCTTGCCGTCGGGCTCGCCCACCCGCTCGCGTCCCGCGACGAGGTGTCGCTGAGCGAGGTCGCCTCCGAGCCGTTCATCATGCGTCGGGCCCCCTCGGGCATGCGGGGCCAGACCCTCGACCTCTGCCACGCCGCTGGGTTCGAGCCCGAGGTCGAGCTCGAGGCCGACGACCTGCTCACCGTGCGCGGCCTCGTCGCGGCCGGTCTCGGCGTGGCCGTCGTGCCGGCCATGGGGTTGCCGGCTCCCACGACGTTCGCCCGCAGCCGCCTGCTGCCCATCGTGGATGCCGGGGCGCACCGTGAGGTGGGTGTGGCCTGGGTTCGCGGCCGCCCTCTGCTGCCCTCGGGGGAGGCCTTCCGGCACTTCGTGCTCGCGGACGGGGCGATGGACGCTCACGCCCACCACGAGTGA
- a CDS encoding GNAT family N-acetyltransferase, with translation MTRDRHPAVRGTERLVLRQWREGDLEPFARLNADPDVMRHFPSLLSREQSDAMVDRLSGHIEAEGWGMWAVERRDTGEFIGFTGLAVPRQDLPFQPCVEVGWRLARDAWGHGYASEAAREALRVGFDELGLTEIVAFTAVANSRSRAVMERLGMVRDAAEDFDHPAVDVGHPVRRHVLYRSVRP, from the coding sequence ATGACGCGTGACCGGCATCCGGCTGTCAGGGGCACAGAGCGCCTCGTGCTGCGCCAGTGGCGGGAGGGTGATCTCGAACCGTTCGCCAGGCTCAATGCCGACCCCGATGTCATGCGCCACTTCCCATCCTTGCTGAGTCGCGAGCAGTCCGACGCCATGGTCGACCGACTCAGCGGCCACATCGAGGCCGAAGGGTGGGGGATGTGGGCGGTTGAACGCCGCGACACGGGGGAGTTCATCGGGTTCACCGGCTTGGCGGTGCCCCGGCAGGACCTGCCGTTCCAGCCCTGCGTGGAGGTGGGCTGGCGCCTGGCCCGCGATGCATGGGGCCATGGGTACGCGAGCGAGGCGGCACGCGAGGCGCTGCGGGTGGGGTTCGACGAGCTCGGCCTCACCGAGATCGTCGCGTTCACGGCCGTGGCGAACTCGCGGTCACGGGCGGTGATGGAGCGGTTGGGGATGGTACGCGACGCGGCCGAGGACTTCGACCACCCCGCGGTGGACGTGGGGCACCCGGTGCGCCGCCACGTCCTCTATCGAAGCGTCAGGCCGTGA
- a CDS encoding RecB family exonuclease encodes MDPGTEVTTAAAHQGALPLTGVPTPLYAASPSKLLAFLDCPRRYRLQYLDRPSPPRRPQRAHTSLGNAVHNALRDWWDLPVRTPDAGAALVDRAWIDVGFRDTEQSRAWRERMRAAVAAYLESVDPHTPPTGIERTVSFVSGDLRLTGRIDRLDDRDGELVVVDYKTSRVPSTDDDARTSLALGLYAAAVWKMFRRRTLRVELHHVPSGTVASHVHTPESLTRKVEQARSVARDAQRADLDFADKGQDSEAFPPRPGPLCGWCDLRAHCPEGQAAAPEKAPWAALEEPAPAGGWVTRDDA; translated from the coding sequence ATGGATCCGGGGACCGAGGTGACGACGGCGGCGGCGCATCAGGGCGCCCTGCCGCTCACGGGCGTGCCCACACCGCTCTATGCCGCCAGCCCGAGCAAGCTCCTGGCGTTCCTGGACTGCCCTCGCCGCTACCGGTTGCAGTACCTCGACCGGCCGTCCCCGCCGCGTCGGCCGCAACGTGCCCACACCTCGCTCGGCAACGCCGTCCACAACGCGTTGCGCGACTGGTGGGACCTCCCGGTCAGGACCCCGGATGCCGGGGCCGCCCTCGTCGACCGCGCCTGGATCGACGTCGGGTTCCGTGACACCGAGCAGTCCCGGGCCTGGCGCGAGCGGATGCGTGCCGCGGTGGCGGCGTACCTGGAGTCGGTCGACCCGCACACTCCTCCCACCGGGATCGAGCGCACGGTGTCCTTCGTCAGCGGCGACCTGCGCCTGACCGGGCGCATCGACCGCCTCGACGACCGCGACGGTGAGCTGGTCGTCGTCGACTACAAGACCTCACGGGTGCCGTCCACCGACGACGACGCGCGCACGTCGCTGGCTCTGGGCCTGTATGCCGCCGCGGTGTGGAAGATGTTCCGGCGCCGCACGCTGCGCGTCGAGCTGCACCACGTGCCGTCCGGCACGGTGGCCTCGCACGTCCACACGCCCGAGTCGCTGACCCGCAAGGTCGAGCAGGCCCGCTCGGTCGCCCGCGACGCCCAGCGGGCCGACCTCGACTTCGCCGACAAGGGTCAGGACAGCGAGGCGTTCCCACCCCGCCCGGGGCCGCTGTGCGGGTGGTGTGACCTGCGGGCGCACTGCCCCGAAGGCCAGGCGGCCGCCCCCGAGAAGGCGCCCTGGGCCGCGCTCGAGGAGCCGGCCCCGGCTGGTGGGTGGGTGACGCGCGATGACGCGTGA
- a CDS encoding methylenetetrahydrofolate reductase — translation MSNELPTVALTRLLEGARYEVMPTATIADKVRAHLPLTVPLTVTAAPGKGLGATFDLATSLADSGYRVVPHVAARMVSGRDELVDIVARLKEHDISGIFVPAGDADPPAGAYHGAVDLLRDLEEIGHSFSHIGITGYPESHPTIDDDVTVQAMWEKRHYATHIVSNMTFDAEHLATWIERVRRRGVTLPLLVGVPGPVERTKLLGMATKIGVGESLRFLRKQKSIFARIASPGFSTDRFVSRVAALSSNPALRVEGLHVFTFNQVEVIETWRQRMLDEAVSARTRAR, via the coding sequence ATGAGCAACGAATTGCCAACGGTGGCCCTGACCCGCCTCCTCGAGGGTGCCCGCTACGAGGTCATGCCCACCGCGACGATTGCGGACAAGGTGCGGGCCCACCTGCCCCTCACGGTGCCGCTCACCGTCACGGCGGCGCCGGGCAAGGGCCTGGGCGCCACGTTCGACCTCGCCACGTCGCTCGCCGACAGCGGCTACCGGGTGGTGCCGCACGTGGCAGCCCGCATGGTCAGCGGCCGCGACGAGCTCGTCGACATCGTCGCCCGCCTCAAGGAGCACGACATCTCGGGGATCTTCGTGCCTGCTGGTGACGCCGACCCGCCGGCCGGTGCGTACCACGGCGCCGTCGACCTGCTGCGCGACCTCGAGGAGATCGGCCACAGCTTCAGCCACATCGGGATCACCGGCTACCCCGAGTCGCACCCGACCATCGACGACGACGTCACGGTCCAGGCCATGTGGGAAAAGCGGCACTACGCCACCCACATCGTGTCGAACATGACCTTCGACGCCGAGCACCTCGCAACCTGGATCGAACGCGTGCGCCGCCGCGGGGTCACCCTCCCCCTGCTCGTCGGTGTCCCCGGGCCCGTCGAGCGCACGAAGCTGCTCGGCATGGCGACGAAGATCGGAGTGGGTGAGTCACTGCGGTTCCTGCGCAAGCAGAAGTCGATCTTCGCCCGCATCGCGTCGCCCGGGTTCTCCACCGACCGCTTCGTCAGCCGGGTCGCCGCCCTGTCGAGCAATCCGGCCCTGCGGGTCGAGGGGCTGCACGTCTTCACCTTCAACCAGGTCGAGGTCATCGAGACCTGGCGCCAGCGCATGCTCGACGAAGCGGTGAGCGCCCGAACCCGCGCCCGATGA